Proteins co-encoded in one Verrucomicrobiota bacterium JB022 genomic window:
- a CDS encoding SDR family oxidoreductase, which produces MDGHKTVERPLRGKVALVAGGTRGAGRGGAVELGAAGATVYVTGRTTREQRSEYNRPETIEETAELVTAAGGQGIAVRVDHLEPTEVAALVERIRREQGRLDVLVNDIWGGEYLVEWNQPVWAHSLEKGLRLLRLAVETHLITAHHALPLLIEQPGSLLVEMTDGTADYNAHNYRLSAFYDLAKTSINRLGWSLAQELKPHGGTAVSMTPGWMRSEIMLEIFGVTEANWRDGAAKEPHFVISESPRFVGRAVAALAADPDRARWSGQSLSSGQMAKVYGFDDVDGSRPDCWRYMREVIETGKAADATGYR; this is translated from the coding sequence ATGGACGGACATAAAACGGTGGAACGCCCGTTGCGGGGCAAGGTGGCTTTGGTGGCGGGCGGGACGCGTGGGGCAGGGCGTGGGGGCGCGGTCGAGCTGGGCGCGGCGGGTGCGACCGTGTATGTGACGGGGCGGACGACGCGTGAGCAGCGCTCGGAGTATAACCGACCGGAGACGATCGAGGAGACGGCTGAGCTGGTGACGGCGGCGGGCGGCCAGGGCATCGCGGTGCGGGTCGACCACCTGGAGCCGACGGAAGTGGCGGCGCTGGTCGAGCGGATCCGGCGGGAGCAGGGCCGGCTGGATGTGTTGGTCAACGATATCTGGGGCGGCGAATATCTGGTGGAGTGGAATCAGCCGGTGTGGGCGCACTCGCTGGAAAAGGGGCTGCGGCTCTTGCGGCTGGCTGTCGAGACGCACTTGATCACGGCGCACCATGCGCTGCCGCTGTTGATCGAGCAGCCGGGTAGCCTGCTGGTGGAGATGACCGACGGCACGGCCGATTACAACGCGCACAATTACCGGCTCTCAGCCTTTTACGACCTGGCGAAGACGTCGATCAACCGCCTCGGCTGGTCGCTGGCGCAGGAGTTGAAACCGCATGGCGGCACGGCCGTCTCCATGACGCCCGGCTGGATGCGTTCGGAGATCATGCTGGAGATTTTTGGCGTGACGGAGGCCAACTGGCGGGATGGGGCGGCGAAGGAGCCGCATTTCGTCATCTCGGAGAGTCCGCGCTTTGTGGGCCGGGCAGTGGCTGCCCTCGCCGCCGACCCCGACCGTGCGCGTTGGAGCGGCCAATCCCTATCCAGCGGTCAAATGGCCAAAGTCTACGGTTTTGACGATGTGGACGGCTCCCGCCCGGACTGCTGGCGCTACATGCGCGAGGTGATCGAGACCGGCAAGGCAGCGGACGCGACGGGGTATCGGTAG
- a CDS encoding serine hydrolase domain-containing protein: MEAKPKLDCTSAETYQDPLAPTLEGAIALVDLPAIKGEVSAPQKAALDAVLEQGWGRVQAGHLGLAVITADGRTWAASRSREGEAPGRFWWASVGKAFTAMVVVQLVEEGKLRYDQTLADFAPQVPYAELITVRHLLEHTSGIFSFQEDRKFREQHGYKSPGDLLKVALRHDPAFCPGAHWHYSNTGYILLGQIIEQVEGAPYHEVVNRRIFAPLGLKHAAALAPRAQPDDVALPAEAKGKPAARPHHALRGRGGRGLTARSGIGLAGVSRGQGGAAGSRGGDVCHAAPDVWLPGAELRPRCDGLPLAGGRPQRHGCLARPQRRDARRESDCRLFARKAGLCRRGADGGGQRGSLRLGPGASVGVGAVPRPDCPPTRFPLYLGRALL; encoded by the coding sequence ATGGAGGCCAAGCCAAAGCTCGACTGCACCTCCGCTGAGACTTATCAAGACCCACTCGCTCCCACCTTGGAGGGCGCGATTGCCTTGGTCGATCTTCCGGCGATCAAGGGTGAGGTGAGTGCGCCGCAGAAAGCCGCCCTCGATGCCGTGCTGGAGCAGGGCTGGGGGCGTGTGCAGGCGGGGCACCTGGGGCTGGCGGTGATCACGGCGGATGGGCGCACTTGGGCAGCCAGTCGCTCGCGCGAGGGCGAGGCGCCGGGGCGCTTCTGGTGGGCCAGCGTGGGCAAGGCTTTTACCGCGATGGTGGTCGTGCAGTTGGTCGAAGAAGGCAAGCTGCGGTATGATCAGACGCTGGCAGATTTCGCCCCGCAGGTGCCTTATGCCGAGCTGATCACCGTCCGTCATCTGCTGGAGCACACGAGCGGCATTTTCAGCTTTCAGGAAGACCGCAAGTTTCGTGAACAGCACGGCTACAAGTCACCGGGTGATCTCCTGAAGGTGGCGCTGCGGCACGACCCGGCCTTCTGCCCCGGCGCGCATTGGCACTACTCCAACACCGGCTACATCCTGCTGGGCCAGATCATTGAACAGGTGGAGGGTGCGCCCTACCACGAGGTGGTCAACCGGCGGATCTTTGCCCCCTTGGGGCTCAAGCACGCCGCCGCCCTGGCTCCGCGTGCCCAGCCGGATGACGTAGCGCTGCCGGCGGAGGCGAAGGGCAAGCCCGCAGCACGACCTCACCACGCCCTACGCGGCCGGGGCGGTCGCGGCCTCACCGCTCGATCTGGCATTGGCCTGGCGGGCGTTTCTCGCGGGCAAGGTGGTGCCGCCGGGAGCCGTGGCGGAGATGTTTGCCACGCTGCACCCGATGTTTGGCTCCCCGGTGCAGAGCTACGGCCAAGGTGTGATGGTCTACCGCTTGCAGGCGGCCGACCCCAACGTCACGGATGTCTGGCTCGGCCACAGCGGCGGGATGCCCGGCGCGAAAGCGATTGTCGCCTATTCGCGCGAAAAGCAGGCCTTTGTCGCCGTGGCGCTGACGGGGGAGGGCAACGTGGAAGCCTTCGCCTTGGCCCTGGTGCAAGCGTTGGAGTAGGTGCCGTTCCTCGCCCGGATTGTCCGCCGACGCGATTCCCGCTTTATCTTGGGCGCGCATTGCTCTAG
- a CDS encoding ATP-binding cassette domain-containing protein, translated as MEAEQNTEQPLAVKAENLHKSYGDNHVLRGVSFDVKPGEIFVLMGPSGSGKSVLLKQMIGLEKPDEGRVLINGHDASDQETHEKFKTALVFQAGALFNSMTVFDNLALYLREHRLYDEKTIRQKVSRVLEVLSIEQTAKQFPASLSGGMRKRVAVARAIVMEPQLVLYDEPTSELDPIRSATVSELIATVRDETNVTSIVVSHDKDLARGIADRVGLLWDGELIFNDTREAFCNSEDERVRDFLNPTINPSNPRFRQGRNSA; from the coding sequence ATGGAAGCCGAACAAAATACCGAGCAACCGCTCGCGGTAAAGGCCGAGAATCTGCACAAGAGCTACGGCGACAACCACGTGCTCAGGGGCGTCAGCTTCGACGTGAAGCCGGGTGAGATCTTCGTGCTCATGGGGCCCAGCGGCTCCGGCAAGAGCGTGCTGCTCAAGCAGATGATCGGCCTCGAAAAGCCCGACGAGGGCCGCGTGCTGATCAATGGCCATGATGCCTCCGACCAGGAGACGCACGAGAAGTTCAAGACCGCTCTCGTCTTCCAGGCCGGCGCGCTCTTCAACTCGATGACGGTCTTCGACAACCTTGCGCTCTACCTGCGCGAGCATCGCCTCTACGACGAGAAGACCATCCGCCAGAAGGTGAGCCGCGTGCTGGAGGTGCTCTCGATCGAGCAGACGGCCAAACAGTTCCCCGCCAGCCTCTCCGGCGGTATGCGCAAGCGTGTGGCGGTGGCCCGTGCCATTGTGATGGAGCCGCAACTGGTCCTTTACGACGAGCCGACTTCCGAGCTCGACCCGATCCGCTCCGCCACCGTGAGCGAACTCATCGCCACTGTGCGCGACGAGACCAACGTCACCAGTATCGTCGTCAGCCACGACAAGGATCTCGCGCGCGGCATTGCCGACCGGGTGGGCCTGCTGTGGGATGGCGAGCTGATCTTCAACGACACCCGCGAGGCCTTCTGCAACAGCGAAGACGAACGGGTGCGCGACTTTCTTAACCCGACTATCAATCC
- a CDS encoding NUDIX domain-containing protein — protein MARIKPIRSAARAVIIHEGKLLATKMRDWRGIYYILPGGGQLPGETLEDTVRRECLEEVGVEVEVDRLLYVREYIGRNHRFSKSHAGFHQLEHVFRCHITDPLAVHIGHECDNHQIGVAWLSLDNIQAVPFYPSVIKQYFTGDDLQVPRMYLGDCN, from the coding sequence ATGGCCCGCATCAAACCCATCCGTTCGGCCGCCCGCGCCGTCATCATCCATGAGGGCAAGCTGCTGGCTACCAAGATGCGGGACTGGCGCGGCATTTATTACATCCTGCCCGGTGGTGGCCAACTGCCCGGCGAGACGCTCGAAGACACCGTGCGCCGCGAGTGCCTCGAAGAAGTCGGTGTGGAAGTCGAAGTCGACCGCCTGCTCTACGTGCGCGAGTACATCGGCCGCAACCACCGCTTTTCCAAGAGCCACGCCGGCTTCCACCAGCTCGAGCACGTCTTCCGCTGCCACATCACCGATCCACTGGCAGTCCACATCGGCCACGAGTGCGACAACCACCAGATCGGCGTCGCCTGGCTCTCGCTCGACAACATCCAGGCCGTGCCCTTTTACCCGTCGGTGATCAAACAATACTTCACCGGCGACGACCTGCAGGTCCCCCGCATGTACCTGGGCGACTGTAATTGA
- a CDS encoding energy transducer TonB, whose product MKLLPILLCLCALTSSLLAQAGRIEQVRNANGSLWLDLATSSNDEYRLAYLRPGDRNWTVDDSTRFKARGSTHTFPLPTHLQNASQAVYFYLQTYSAMPKMIGRPNIQYPLDMKYQLKEGEVVVKFVIQSDGTVGQIIVESSTHESFTNAVLPALRELRYTPMVKEARTVNVWVRQPFPFNLR is encoded by the coding sequence ATGAAGCTGCTACCTATCCTGCTCTGCCTCTGCGCTCTGACTTCCTCCCTCCTCGCTCAGGCCGGGCGGATCGAGCAGGTCCGCAATGCCAACGGTTCCCTTTGGCTGGACCTCGCCACGAGCAGCAACGACGAGTACCGCCTCGCCTACCTCCGCCCGGGAGACCGTAACTGGACCGTCGACGACTCTACCCGCTTCAAGGCACGGGGATCCACCCACACGTTCCCTCTTCCTACCCACCTCCAGAACGCGAGCCAGGCCGTCTACTTCTACCTGCAGACGTATAGCGCGATGCCAAAGATGATCGGGCGGCCCAACATCCAGTATCCGCTGGATATGAAGTATCAACTGAAGGAGGGTGAGGTGGTCGTCAAATTTGTGATCCAGAGCGATGGCACGGTAGGCCAAATTATCGTCGAATCCTCGACCCACGAGTCATTCACCAATGCCGTCTTGCCCGCCCTCCGGGAGCTACGCTACACCCCCATGGTCAAAGAGGCCAGGACCGTAAACGTCTGGGTCCGCCAGCCATTCCCCTTCAACCTGCGCTAA
- a CDS encoding metalloregulator ArsR/SmtB family transcription factor: MSIAHYFRCFSEPTRWRILHLLRQGPLCVCHLQEILDEPQAKISKQLAYLKPYGLVTARRHHNWTIYSLPPHLPAEVEAMLDLPLDEADQKTLTADRLRRDALLRRLVETSEAPEPIGVLLARGEIGCC; the protein is encoded by the coding sequence ATGTCGATCGCCCACTATTTCCGTTGTTTCAGCGAGCCGACCCGTTGGCGCATCCTCCACTTGTTGCGGCAGGGGCCGCTTTGCGTCTGCCACTTGCAGGAGATTCTGGACGAGCCGCAGGCGAAGATCTCGAAGCAGCTGGCCTATCTGAAGCCGTACGGGCTGGTGACGGCGCGGCGGCATCACAACTGGACGATCTACAGCCTGCCGCCCCACTTGCCAGCCGAGGTGGAGGCGATGCTGGATTTGCCGCTCGACGAGGCCGACCAGAAAACGTTGACCGCCGACCGCCTGCGCCGCGATGCGCTGTTGCGGCGCCTGGTCGAAACTTCGGAAGCGCCGGAGCCGATCGGCGTGCTGTTGGCGCGGGGGGAAATTGGGTGTTGCTGA
- a CDS encoding methyltransferase domain-containing protein, giving the protein MSVDWDYRYRIGRHGWDKGQAAPPLVEWLRRHRPSGRILVPGCGRGHDAAALAGPQAEVLGVDISATAVRAAQARYGRPGLRFALCDALHSPAARLGRFDWVVEHTCFCAIPPRERPAYVRRMAELLRPGGHLLGIFFLEPHVVTGPPFGVQPAELDRLFEPCFELVARWLPTEKFPEREDGEEVRLYRRCKFVRVGGAAVPS; this is encoded by the coding sequence ATGAGTGTGGATTGGGACTACCGCTACCGGATCGGGCGCCATGGTTGGGACAAGGGTCAGGCCGCGCCGCCGCTGGTGGAGTGGCTGCGGCGGCACCGCCCATCCGGACGCATCCTCGTGCCGGGCTGCGGTCGCGGGCACGATGCTGCTGCTTTGGCAGGCCCGCAGGCGGAGGTGCTGGGCGTGGATATTTCGGCCACGGCGGTGCGGGCGGCACAGGCGCGGTATGGCAGGCCGGGGCTGCGCTTTGCGTTGTGCGACGCGCTGCACAGCCCGGCGGCGCGGCTGGGGCGTTTCGACTGGGTGGTGGAGCACACGTGTTTTTGCGCGATCCCGCCGCGCGAGCGGCCTGCTTACGTGCGGCGGATGGCCGAGCTGCTAAGGCCGGGCGGCCATTTGCTGGGGATCTTTTTTCTGGAGCCGCACGTGGTCACGGGGCCGCCGTTCGGCGTGCAACCGGCGGAGCTGGACCGCCTCTTCGAGCCCTGCTTCGAGCTGGTGGCGCGCTGGCTGCCCACGGAGAAATTCCCGGAGCGCGAGGACGGTGAGGAAGTGCGGCTTTACCGCCGGTGTAAATTCGTTCGCGTCGGTGGGGCAGCGGTGCCATCTTGA
- the guaA gene encoding glutamine-hydrolyzing GMP synthase — translation MSQIIAVLDFGSQYTQVIARRLRECSVYSKVYRYDVPVSQLKAEGVQGVILSGGPSSVLKPDSPKPEKEIFELGVPVLGICYGLQLCGHMLGGEVLPSNEREYGRGTLTVVEPDSPLFDGVKHQIRVWNSHGDKLTRLPNGFRAIGETENSSFAAIENPERHFYALQFHPEVFHSEQGQDIIRNFVFNICQCRGDWTMANYAEQAIERIRETVGDRHVILGLSGGVDSSVAAALIHKAIGTQLTCVFVDNGLLRKNERAAVEKLFGDNFHMNLVVADARELFLTRLAGVTDPEQKRKIIGRTFVEVFDAEVEKIGEVDFLAQGTIYPDIIESVPIGNNPAALIKSHHNVGGLPEHMKLKVLEPLNQLFKDEVRKLGEELGLPKSVVWRQPFPGPGLAVRVLDAVTEENLRIVREADHILLEEMKAADLYYKVWQSFAVFLPVRTVGVMGDERTYDFVIALRIVESTDAMTADWSYLPHDLLQRISSRIINEVKGVNRVCLDISSKPPSTIEWE, via the coding sequence ATGAGCCAGATTATCGCCGTCCTCGACTTCGGGTCCCAATATACGCAAGTCATCGCGCGCCGTTTGCGCGAATGCTCCGTCTATTCGAAGGTCTACCGCTACGACGTCCCCGTCAGCCAGCTCAAAGCCGAAGGGGTGCAAGGCGTCATCCTCTCCGGCGGGCCCAGCAGCGTGCTGAAGCCCGACAGCCCCAAGCCCGAGAAGGAGATCTTCGAGCTCGGCGTGCCCGTCCTCGGTATCTGCTACGGCCTCCAGCTCTGCGGCCACATGCTCGGCGGCGAAGTCCTCCCCTCCAATGAGCGCGAATACGGCCGCGGCACCCTCACAGTGGTCGAGCCCGACAGCCCGCTCTTCGACGGCGTAAAGCACCAGATCCGCGTCTGGAACAGCCACGGCGACAAGCTCACCCGCCTGCCCAATGGCTTCCGCGCCATCGGCGAGACCGAAAACAGCTCCTTTGCTGCGATCGAAAACCCCGAGCGCCACTTCTACGCCCTCCAGTTCCACCCCGAAGTGTTCCACAGCGAACAGGGGCAGGACATCATCCGCAATTTCGTCTTCAACATCTGCCAGTGCCGGGGCGACTGGACGATGGCCAACTACGCCGAGCAAGCCATCGAGCGCATCCGTGAGACCGTGGGCGACCGCCACGTGATCCTCGGCCTCTCCGGCGGGGTCGACAGCTCCGTCGCTGCCGCGCTCATCCACAAGGCCATCGGCACCCAGCTCACCTGCGTCTTTGTCGACAACGGCCTGCTGCGCAAGAACGAGCGTGCGGCCGTCGAAAAGCTCTTTGGCGACAACTTCCACATGAACCTCGTGGTGGCCGACGCCCGCGAGCTCTTCCTGACGCGCCTCGCCGGCGTCACCGACCCCGAGCAAAAGCGCAAGATCATCGGCCGCACCTTCGTCGAAGTCTTCGACGCCGAGGTGGAGAAGATCGGCGAAGTCGACTTCCTCGCCCAGGGCACGATCTACCCCGACATCATCGAGAGCGTGCCGATCGGCAACAACCCGGCCGCCCTCATCAAGAGCCACCACAACGTCGGCGGCCTGCCCGAGCACATGAAGCTCAAGGTGCTCGAGCCGCTCAACCAGCTCTTCAAGGACGAAGTGCGCAAGCTCGGCGAAGAGCTCGGGCTGCCCAAGAGCGTCGTCTGGCGCCAGCCCTTCCCCGGCCCCGGCCTCGCCGTCCGCGTGCTCGACGCCGTGACGGAGGAAAACCTCCGCATCGTGCGCGAAGCCGACCATATCCTGCTCGAAGAAATGAAAGCGGCCGATCTCTATTACAAGGTCTGGCAAAGCTTCGCCGTCTTCCTCCCCGTCCGCACCGTGGGCGTGATGGGCGACGAACGCACCTACGACTTCGTCATCGCCCTGCGCATCGTCGAAAGCACCGACGCCATGACGGCCGACTGGTCTTACCTGCCCCACGACCTCCTGCAGCGCATCTCCAGCCGCATCATCAACGAGGTCAAAGGCGTCAACCGCGTCTGCCTCGACATCTCCAGCAAGCCGCCGTCCACCATTGAGTGGGAATAA
- the hisD gene encoding histidinol dehydrogenase codes for MQRLEFNQPDFEQQLADFCAVNETPRSIADAVSGILSEVKAGGNAALCRSTERYDGVTLTPAQLRVPRDQMRAAADALDDETRAAIEEAIANVRDFHEKGLPQDWSGQNRHGATVGERFYPIERVGLYIPGGQVPLVSTVVMTATLAKLAGCPSIVACTPPGKDGKVNPGLLAAFALCGVEEVYSVGGAQAIAAMAYGTETIQPVCKIYGPGNAYVNEAKRQVLGTVGIDILAGPSEVMIITDRSAHPAYVAADLLAQAEHGSGREKLFLTVPDELTLDRILDELARQEPMLKRLERLRPVLDEGFLAIVTPSLAAAVQVANYVAPEHLELQVADEEIDFLCRDITTAGAIFCGHETPTVLGDFAAGPNHTLPTLRSGRFFSGLQITDFLRRSSITHYRRDSLKKAQHVVRAFSRLEQLDAHGESLEVRLREE; via the coding sequence ATGCAGCGACTGGAGTTCAACCAGCCCGATTTCGAGCAGCAGTTGGCCGATTTTTGCGCCGTCAACGAGACGCCACGCAGCATCGCGGACGCCGTTTCCGGCATCCTTAGCGAGGTGAAGGCCGGCGGCAACGCGGCGCTTTGCCGTTCGACCGAGCGATACGACGGCGTAACTCTGACCCCGGCGCAGCTGCGCGTGCCCCGCGACCAGATGCGCGCCGCAGCCGATGCGCTGGACGACGAGACGCGCGCCGCCATCGAGGAGGCCATCGCCAACGTGCGCGACTTCCACGAAAAGGGCCTGCCGCAAGACTGGAGCGGCCAGAATCGCCACGGTGCCACGGTGGGCGAGCGTTTTTACCCGATCGAGCGCGTGGGCCTCTACATCCCCGGCGGTCAGGTGCCGCTGGTCTCGACCGTTGTCATGACGGCCACGTTGGCCAAGCTCGCCGGCTGCCCCAGCATCGTCGCCTGCACACCTCCGGGCAAGGACGGCAAGGTCAACCCCGGCCTGCTGGCGGCCTTCGCGCTTTGCGGCGTGGAGGAGGTCTACAGCGTGGGCGGGGCTCAGGCGATTGCCGCGATGGCCTACGGCACGGAGACGATCCAGCCGGTCTGCAAGATCTACGGCCCCGGCAACGCCTACGTCAACGAGGCCAAGCGCCAGGTGCTCGGCACCGTTGGTATCGACATTCTCGCCGGCCCGAGCGAGGTCATGATCATCACCGACCGGAGCGCCCACCCGGCCTACGTTGCGGCCGATCTGCTCGCGCAGGCCGAGCACGGCAGCGGGCGCGAAAAGCTGTTTCTCACCGTGCCGGACGAGTTGACGCTCGACCGCATCCTCGACGAACTCGCGCGCCAGGAGCCCATGCTGAAGCGTCTGGAGCGGTTGCGTCCGGTGCTCGACGAGGGCTTCCTCGCCATCGTCACGCCCAGCCTTGCGGCGGCGGTGCAGGTGGCCAACTACGTTGCCCCTGAGCACCTTGAGCTGCAGGTGGCCGACGAGGAGATTGACTTCCTTTGCCGCGACATCACCACCGCCGGCGCAATTTTCTGTGGCCACGAGACGCCCACCGTCTTGGGCGACTTTGCCGCGGGCCCCAACCACACGCTGCCCACCCTGCGCAGCGGGCGCTTCTTCAGCGGCCTCCAGATCACGGACTTCCTGCGTCGCAGCAGCATCACGCACTACCGGCGCGACTCGCTGAAAAAGGCCCAACACGTCGTCCGCGCCTTCTCCCGCCTCGAACAACTCGACGCCCACGGCGAAAGCCTCGAAGTGCGGTTAAGGGAGGAGTAG
- a CDS encoding RsmD family RNA methyltransferase, whose product MRITGGNARGIPLKVGTGEGLRPATDRMREAVFSSLGPRVEEARVLDLFAGSGAYGLEALSRGAAHCVWVERHRRTASLLRANVAAVARSLQKMVADIGVVAEADALHFDRAGQVDLVFADPPYSLWREQPHAILAALDRQLGDGDATVVLEAPGDVDLSWPGWELRRRLGKGRDQPSALIWQRAQ is encoded by the coding sequence ATGCGAATTACCGGAGGCAATGCGCGAGGCATCCCCCTGAAGGTCGGCACCGGCGAAGGCCTGCGCCCGGCCACCGACCGCATGCGCGAAGCTGTCTTTTCCAGCCTCGGCCCGCGGGTGGAAGAAGCCCGCGTGCTCGACCTCTTTGCGGGCTCCGGCGCCTATGGCCTCGAAGCCCTCTCGCGAGGGGCCGCGCACTGCGTGTGGGTAGAGCGTCATCGGCGCACTGCGAGCCTTTTGCGCGCCAATGTGGCCGCAGTTGCCCGCAGCCTGCAAAAAATGGTGGCCGACATTGGCGTGGTGGCCGAGGCAGACGCCCTGCACTTCGACCGCGCGGGCCAGGTAGACCTCGTCTTCGCCGACCCGCCCTACAGCCTGTGGCGCGAGCAACCGCACGCGATCCTCGCCGCCCTCGACCGCCAGCTGGGCGATGGCGACGCCACCGTGGTGCTCGAAGCCCCGGGCGATGTCGACCTCTCCTGGCCCGGCTGGGAGCTGCGCCGACGCCTGGGCAAGGGGCGCGACCAACCCAGCGCGTTGATCTGGCAACGCGCCCAGTAG
- a CDS encoding ABC transporter permease, translating into MFALLNVLNQLGSGLMLLLRTLRYLPYSLRMMPRIVDQCLFIGNGTLPLTAILSLFIGGVLALQFGYSANAFGATDFIGGVVGVSLVRELAPVMTAIMLTGRVGSAVTAELASMKVYQEVDALKTMNIPPERFLVLPRLIAVAITMPLLTMTSNLMGWIGGQLVVRFVPWLDQTTQTYYNALRAQITVKDLTDGLVKGEIFALMVIIVCCNVGLQAQGGPREIGAAVTRAVVSCIIFILLLDYFVTYTQL; encoded by the coding sequence ATGTTTGCTTTGCTCAACGTCCTCAACCAGCTCGGCAGCGGCCTCATGCTGCTGTTGCGCACGCTGCGTTACCTGCCGTATTCGCTGCGCATGATGCCGCGGATCGTGGACCAGTGCCTGTTTATCGGCAACGGGACTTTGCCGCTCACGGCCATCCTCAGCCTTTTCATCGGCGGGGTGCTCGCCTTGCAGTTTGGTTACAGCGCCAACGCGTTTGGGGCGACCGACTTTATTGGCGGCGTCGTGGGGGTCTCCCTCGTGCGCGAACTGGCTCCGGTCATGACGGCGATCATGCTCACGGGCCGGGTGGGCTCGGCGGTAACGGCAGAGCTCGCTTCGATGAAGGTCTACCAGGAGGTGGACGCGCTCAAGACGATGAACATCCCGCCGGAGCGCTTCCTCGTGCTGCCCCGCCTCATCGCGGTCGCCATCACCATGCCGCTGCTCACGATGACGTCCAACCTCATGGGCTGGATCGGCGGGCAACTGGTGGTGCGCTTCGTGCCGTGGCTCGACCAGACGACGCAGACGTATTACAACGCCTTGCGCGCGCAGATCACGGTCAAGGACCTGACCGACGGCCTGGTGAAGGGCGAGATCTTTGCCCTCATGGTCATCATCGTATGTTGCAACGTGGGCCTGCAGGCGCAGGGTGGCCCGCGCGAGATTGGCGCCGCCGTGACGCGCGCGGTCGTCTCGTGCATCATTTTCATCCTCCTGCTCGACTACTTCGTCACCTACACCCAGCTCTAA